AAGCGGCCATCAAGGCCATCGAGAAGTTCGGCACCGGCTGCACCGGCTCCCGCTTCCTCACCGGCACTTTGGACATGCACAACCAGCTGGAGGCCAAGCTGGCCAAGTTCCTCAACAAGCAGGCGGCCCTGGTCTTCTCCACCGGGATGCAGACCAACCTGGGCGTCATCTCCTGCCTGGGGACCAAGGACGACATCCTGATCACCGACAAATACGACCACGCCTCCATCCTGGACGGCTGCCGGCTGTCCTATTCACCGATGCGCCGCTTCCAGCATAACGACGCCCAGAGCCTGGACCGGGTGCTGCAGGGACTGGACCACGGCAAGGGAAAGATGGTGATCGTGGACGGCGTCTACAGCATGGAGGGCGACATCGCCGACCTGCCCGGCATCACCAAGGTCTGCCAAAAGCACGGGGCCCGGCTGCTGGTGGACGACGCCCACGCCCTGGGGGTGCTGGGAGCCCACGGCCGGGGCACCGCCGAGCATTTTGGTCTGGAGAAGGAGACCGACCTGATCATGGGCACCTTCTCCAAGAGCTTCGCCGCCATCGGCGGAGTGGTGGCCGGGGATTTTGAGGTGATCGACTACGTCAAGCATTTTGCCCGGAGCATGATCTTCTCGGCCGCCCTGCCCCCGGCTTTGACCGCGGCCGTCTCGGCGGCGGTGGACGTGCTGCAGGACGAGCCGGAACTGCTCAAAAAGCTCTGGCACAACACCGACAAGATGCTGAAAGGGTTTAAGGACCTGGGCTACGACACCGGCTCGGCCTGCACCCCCATCATCCCGCTGATGATCGGCTCGCGGGAAAAGGCCTTCGCCTTCTGGAAGCACCTGATGGACCACGGCATCTTCGCCAACCCGGTGATGTCCCCGGCGGTGCCCGAGGGCCGGGAGATGATCCGCACCAGCTTTTCCGCCGCCCACACCGATGCCCAGCTGGACCGGGTGCTGGAGGAATTCAAGGCCGCCGGGAAGGAACTGGGATTGATCTGACCGAAACAAGTTTACTTTCAAAAAGGAAGCCCGATGGATCCGGGCTTCCTTTTTTACTTTATGGTTTGGACTACATTGGACTACAGCGGAGGAATCATTTATAACTCATCCCCCACCCCTTCTCTTGACAAGAGAAGGGTAAGTGAAAGCCAGCACTGAGAAAGGCTTGCGTTTGACTGACGAAGTGGGGTTGAGTTCACTCCCTTTTTTATTTCAATAAATCCTCGATTTATCCTTGACTTTAAAATTGGCTTGTGTTAAGTTTAAATGTTGGCCTTCGACACGAAGGCCGTGGATCAAATGATCAATTTCACCCTTACGGAGCTTTTGTCCCATGTCTCCCTTAGCCGATTTCTTCCTGCTTTCCAAAGAGCAGATACTGCAGAAAGCCGACAAACTGAGGACCGAAGGCAAGCCCGGCAAGGCGGCCGAGCTGCTGGCCTCCGGCCTCAAGAACAATGTCGAGGACTTTGAACTGCTTACCGCCCTGGCCGGGGCCCATCTGGCCGATGAAAAAGGCCGAGACGCCGCCGCCGCCTTAAAGAACGCCGTCAGCCTGGTGCCTTCGCGTTCCAAGGAAGTGCTGGAAATGGCCGAGGAGCTTTTTTACAACGGCAACCGCTCTTCCGACCTGGGTGACCTGGCCTTTGAGATGAACGTCTCCCGGCGCAACATTGAACCGGCCGTCAAGATACTGAAGACCCTGCCCGACCGGGACATCGACGCCATGCTTTCCCGCTACGGCAAGGTCAAGGAATCACTGGACCGCTATCAGGGTCCGGCCAAGCCGGCCGGCACCAGGGCCAAGGACACAGGAGTGCTTTTTACCCTGGCCCTGCTTCATTACCGCAAGGGCCAGCCCCTGCCGGCCTTTGACCTGCTGGACACCATAGCAGCCCAGTCCCCGGAAGAACATACCCCTGTCAATGAAGCCGCCTTTCAGATAGCCGCCACCGGGGCCGGGGTGACCGAAGTGGCCATGCGCTACGGCGACGTGCTGCTGAAGACCGGACAGAATGAAAAAGCCCTGGAGCTTTATTCCGAAGCGGCCAAGGTCCAGGACCCCCAGTCGGTGATAGACCGGTTGAAGAGCCTTTTGGAAAAAGAACCGGACAACATTGGCGCTTTGGCCCTGAGCATCCAGCTCTACCTCAAGAAACAGCAGGCCCTGCCCGGACTGGAAGCCGCCAAAAGGCTGTGGAAGCTGGACCAGAGGCACCGGGAAACCATCCTGGCCCAGCTGCGGGAGATCTTGAAACTTGACCCCCAGAACACCGGCGGGTTCATGTTCATGGGGGATTGCGCCCTGGAAGCCGCCAAGCTGGAGCTGGCCATGACCTCCTTTGCCCGGGTGGCCGAACTGGCCCCGGAGCTTTTGTCCGAAGTCCTGTCCCGCTATCACCAGATAATGGAAAGATCTCCGGGGAACCTGGAGGCCGCCACCCGGATCATAGACGCCTATTCCGCGGCCGGGCAGACCGACCAGGTGGTAAGGTCGCTGAGGGAGATGGTCTCCAAGGACGCCACCCTGGTGGATATGGCACTGGAAAAGCTCAACGGGCTGCTGCAAAAGAACCTGGATCAGCCCCTGGCCCTGGAGTTTCTATCTGAATGCTATCTTTTGCGCCAGGAAAATCTGAAGGCGGCCAGGGTTTACCAGTACCTGGCGGGGTTGGGGAGTGAGTGGCTGGAAAAAGCCCTGCCCAAAATGCAAAACCTGCTGGCCAAGGAGTTTGACCCGGCCCTGGCCCCTCCGCTGATGGAACTGCTGATAAAGAACCAAAAACTGGCGGAAGTGGTGATGCTGGGCGCCGAACTGGGGAAAAGAAATCCCGCCGGCTGGCCGGAATTCCTGCCATTGCTGGATTCCGTATCACCCCAGGCCGGCCCCCAATTCAACCAGAACCTGGCCAAGCTCTGCCAAAGCCTGGAACAGCAGGGCCAGGACCAGCCGGCCGTCCAATTGGTCAAAGCCGCGGCCTGGGCCAGGTCGGATGAGCAGCCGGCGGCCGCCGTTTTGTTCTCTAAGCTTCACCAGCAGCCGGGGCTTTCGTCAGCTGCCAAGAATTCCCTGATGGAACTGGTCCGGGAGTTTCCCCGGGCCGGTCAGCTGCAGCTGGCCCTGGCGGAAATGCACCAGCGCAATGCCGAGCCGGTGCCCATGGCCGCCGCCCTGCTGGCTGCCTCCTCCAGCGACAAGACGCTTTTACCCCAGGTCAGCGCCAAACTGCAGGAGCTCCTGCGGCAGCAGCCCGATGACCTGCAGCTGCAGCTGTTGCAGATGGAGCTTTTATACCAGCAGCGCCTTCTGGACAAGGCCTTTGACCAGGCCAACATTATCGTGGCCAAATGGCCCGGGGCCGGATCGGCCAAGGCTTACCTGCGCCTGGGACAGGTCTATCTGGAAAAAGGCGAGCTGACCAAGGCCGGCGGCGGATTGATGAAGGCCTCGGAGCTGGACGGCTCCCTTTCTGATGAAGCCCTGCTGAACATCGCCAAACTGCTGGAGGTCGACGACACCAGCCTGCCCGGTCATTATGCCCGGGCCAAGGTCCTGATGCATCTTAAGAAATACGATGGATCGCTGGACGAACTGCTGTTCGTGACCCAGCGGGAGCCGCGCTGGGCCGAAAAGATCCTGGCGGACATCAAGGATATCCAGACCGCCGACCCGGCCAATCACCGGGCCCTGGTGGCCGATGCCCAGATAAACATGGTCTTGCAGAATTTCGGCCCGGCCGCCTCCGCTTTAAGCCAGGCCCTGGAGCTGGCCCCGGAGATAGCCGACCAGGTGGTGGCCTTTTACCGCCAGATGCTGGCCAAGAACCCGGAC
Above is a genomic segment from bacterium containing:
- a CDS encoding aminotransferase class I/II-fold pyridoxal phosphate-dependent enzyme; amino-acid sequence: AAIKAIEKFGTGCTGSRFLTGTLDMHNQLEAKLAKFLNKQAALVFSTGMQTNLGVISCLGTKDDILITDKYDHASILDGCRLSYSPMRRFQHNDAQSLDRVLQGLDHGKGKMVIVDGVYSMEGDIADLPGITKVCQKHGARLLVDDAHALGVLGAHGRGTAEHFGLEKETDLIMGTFSKSFAAIGGVVAGDFEVIDYVKHFARSMIFSAALPPALTAAVSAAVDVLQDEPELLKKLWHNTDKMLKGFKDLGYDTGSACTPIIPLMIGSREKAFAFWKHLMDHGIFANPVMSPAVPEGREMIRTSFSAAHTDAQLDRVLEEFKAAGKELGLI
- a CDS encoding tetratricopeptide repeat protein; amino-acid sequence: MSPLADFFLLSKEQILQKADKLRTEGKPGKAAELLASGLKNNVEDFELLTALAGAHLADEKGRDAAAALKNAVSLVPSRSKEVLEMAEELFYNGNRSSDLGDLAFEMNVSRRNIEPAVKILKTLPDRDIDAMLSRYGKVKESLDRYQGPAKPAGTRAKDTGVLFTLALLHYRKGQPLPAFDLLDTIAAQSPEEHTPVNEAAFQIAATGAGVTEVAMRYGDVLLKTGQNEKALELYSEAAKVQDPQSVIDRLKSLLEKEPDNIGALALSIQLYLKKQQALPGLEAAKRLWKLDQRHRETILAQLREILKLDPQNTGGFMFMGDCALEAAKLELAMTSFARVAELAPELLSEVLSRYHQIMERSPGNLEAATRIIDAYSAAGQTDQVVRSLREMVSKDATLVDMALEKLNGLLQKNLDQPLALEFLSECYLLRQENLKAARVYQYLAGLGSEWLEKALPKMQNLLAKEFDPALAPPLMELLIKNQKLAEVVMLGAELGKRNPAGWPEFLPLLDSVSPQAGPQFNQNLAKLCQSLEQQGQDQPAVQLVKAAAWARSDEQPAAAVLFSKLHQQPGLSSAAKNSLMELVREFPRAGQLQLALAEMHQRNAEPVPMAAALLAASSSDKTLLPQVSAKLQELLRQQPDDLQLQLLQMELLYQQRLLDKAFDQANIIVAKWPGAGSAKAYLRLGQVYLEKGELTKAGGGLMKASELDGSLSDEALLNIAKLLEVDDTSLPGHYARAKVLMHLKKYDGSLDELLFVTQREPRWAEKILADIKDIQTADPANHRALVADAQINMVLQNFGPAASALSQALELAPEIADQVVAFYRQMLAKNPDQPQVKMALAKSLVVKDSLDEAVALIEQSLSKDAALAEPAVGLLRQVLQRDKENVAGLYLLSRIYAQRNASEQSVEMLRQILELREDQSAEVSSRLQALISQFPQAAPARYLLAELQCRAGRYDLALAEYEAVVKQSPEDRPKILGSLAQVLEQNPNQAEVIFFRARLLAEAGDIKASIEGLVRVSELDPSRRVVAAAAIERMMAQHRDMPEIHEALGIIYFEMGKFPQAKDLLSGAVKMVEDPERRTRVLFYLAESYLALRQEEKAEEIMDQVRKLNPDADEVFRALRRFNLRRMQVEVDKSYQALQEAPDDEFRKLDLAGKLVGVGKHDTAINLLAFKPQDKETAGRRLLLLARAFLGRGEAVSALEVLRAVPLAEHPFSRFQMDVCYLLGQCYEYLGNYAAAVAAYRMIYLDQTDFRDVKRRMEQASGLAVLKELGQRSTALEAMA